One genomic window of Desulfonatronum sp. SC1 includes the following:
- the queD gene encoding 6-carboxytetrahydropterin synthase QueD: MSREIWRLTVSDHFSSAHQLRHYQGKCESLHGHNFAVQVQVQGRDLDPKLGILIDFQELKTLLKQVLAELDHRNLNELPEFAAINPSSEHLARYIFQRLAALLPGPGVTMHAVSVAEGPTAIATYSEE, from the coding sequence ATGTCCCGAGAAATCTGGCGACTGACCGTCTCCGACCACTTCAGTTCCGCCCACCAGTTGCGCCATTATCAGGGCAAGTGCGAATCCCTGCACGGCCACAATTTCGCGGTCCAGGTTCAGGTCCAAGGCCGCGACCTGGATCCGAAGCTGGGCATTTTGATAGATTTCCAGGAACTCAAAACACTGCTCAAACAGGTCCTGGCCGAACTGGATCACCGCAACCTGAACGAACTGCCAGAGTTCGCCGCGATCAACCCCTCCTCGGAGCACCTGGCCCGGTATATTTTTCAGCGTCTCGCGGCCTTGCTGCCCGGACCCGGGGTGACCATGCACGCCGTTTCCGTGGCCGAGGGCCCCACCGCCATCGCCACGTATTCAGAGGAATGA
- the dtd gene encoding D-aminoacyl-tRNA deacylase, producing the protein MRLVVQRVTSASVTVEDERVAAIDLGLLVLIGFGREDEDEPTPSPMLARMARKLVQVRIFPNEAGRLDRDVADVGGRILAVSQFTLHADCRKGRRPSLHPAAEPRRAESLFTAFVSELESLLPNRVATGRFGREMDVQLRNWGPVTLIWDSLDI; encoded by the coding sequence GTGCGACTGGTGGTCCAGCGGGTCACGTCCGCTTCGGTGACGGTGGAAGACGAACGGGTGGCGGCCATCGACCTGGGACTGCTGGTCCTGATCGGGTTCGGACGCGAAGACGAGGACGAGCCGACGCCTTCCCCTATGTTGGCCCGAATGGCCCGCAAACTGGTCCAGGTCCGGATCTTCCCCAACGAGGCCGGACGACTTGACCGGGACGTGGCGGATGTGGGAGGTCGAATCTTGGCCGTATCCCAGTTCACCTTGCACGCCGACTGCCGCAAGGGCCGGCGTCCCTCGCTCCACCCGGCCGCGGAGCCCCGTCGGGCCGAATCCTTGTTCACGGCCTTTGTTTCCGAACTGGAGTCCCTGCTGCCCAACCGGGTGGCCACCGGCCGCTTCGGCCGGGAAATGGATGTGCAACTGCGCAACTGGGGACCGGTCACCCTGATCTGGGACTCCCTGGACATTTAG
- a CDS encoding PP2C family protein-serine/threonine phosphatase — protein sequence MHHGLQQGADALISVMIVDDSMTVRHYLEQILQDEYRIRSCRDGVEALEAYGEERPEICVLDMNMPRMGGLEVIRHVRREFRDQDLFILVLTSEDSLEQKSEALHQGANDYLVKPFDTLELLARVRVAERQVRLTRSLRKAYGTIYREIEEIARLQRRLLPTASPHHPGITVQSLYLPSSQASGDYFDYFSLPDGGLRLVMADVSGHGAKAAFIMSMVRTMIRFSGTPGQSLAGLVELLNEQLLRFTGEDGDFVTLFIADIRPDLSSLEYINAGHVPGMVLRQGTAPEQLPANIPALGVFPCAGHPKTVELAGETVLFFFTDGCYEWEVGPGEIFGLERFLERAATFVARPDCVLDDLFSGLGCSSAPRLNDDVSALRVGLRGPGPR from the coding sequence ATGCATCATGGCTTGCAACAGGGCGCGGACGCCCTGATCAGCGTGATGATCGTGGACGACTCCATGACGGTCCGCCACTACCTGGAACAGATCCTCCAGGACGAGTACCGGATCCGCTCCTGTCGCGACGGCGTGGAGGCCTTGGAAGCCTACGGGGAGGAGCGTCCGGAAATCTGCGTCTTGGACATGAACATGCCACGAATGGGCGGCCTGGAAGTGATTCGCCATGTTCGCCGGGAGTTCCGGGATCAGGACCTGTTCATACTGGTCCTGACCTCCGAGGACTCCCTGGAGCAAAAATCTGAAGCCCTGCACCAGGGCGCCAACGACTATCTGGTCAAACCCTTCGACACCCTGGAACTGCTGGCCAGGGTTCGCGTCGCCGAGCGCCAAGTCCGCCTGACCCGCAGCCTGCGCAAGGCCTATGGGACCATCTACCGGGAGATCGAGGAAATTGCCCGACTACAGCGCCGCCTCCTACCCACCGCCTCCCCCCACCACCCCGGAATCACGGTCCAGAGCCTGTATCTTCCTTCATCCCAGGCCAGCGGCGACTACTTCGACTATTTCTCCCTGCCCGACGGAGGGCTGCGGTTGGTCATGGCCGACGTCAGCGGACACGGCGCCAAGGCCGCGTTCATCATGTCCATGGTCAGGACCATGATCCGCTTTTCCGGCACCCCGGGCCAAAGCCTGGCCGGCCTGGTGGAACTGCTTAACGAACAGTTACTGCGGTTCACCGGAGAAGACGGCGACTTCGTCACCCTGTTCATCGCGGACATCCGCCCCGACCTTTCATCTCTGGAATATATAAACGCCGGACACGTTCCAGGCATGGTGCTTCGTCAAGGCACCGCTCCGGAACAGTTGCCGGCGAACATCCCCGCCCTGGGCGTTTTTCCGTGCGCCGGGCACCCGAAGACCGTCGAGTTGGCAGGCGAAACCGTGCTCTTTTTCTTTACCGACGGCTGCTACGAATGGGAAGTCGGGCCAGGAGAAATCTTTGGTCTGGAACGGTTCTTGGAACGGGCCGCTACGTTCGTCGCTCGCCCGGACTGCGTCCTCGACGATCTGTTTTCCGGTTTAGGGTGTTCCAGCGCTCCTCGGCTCAATGACGACGTCAGCGCCCTGCGGGTCGGATTGCGCGGGCCGGGCCCGCGGTGA
- a CDS encoding STAS domain-containing protein, with protein sequence MADMQHEAMDNWTKLSLSGNITYEATQTMKAQAEAILAEMGENPFLVCDVGRVTFLDSSGIGFLVFLNNKVRQQGGCFYLYQPNDVVLKTLDLVQLLAFFELIENESALITCIPV encoded by the coding sequence ATGGCCGACATGCAACATGAAGCAATGGACAACTGGACCAAATTATCCTTGTCAGGAAATATCACCTACGAGGCGACCCAGACGATGAAGGCCCAGGCTGAAGCCATCCTGGCGGAAATGGGCGAGAACCCCTTTCTGGTCTGCGACGTTGGCCGTGTCACGTTCCTGGACAGCTCCGGGATCGGTTTTCTGGTTTTTCTGAACAATAAAGTCCGCCAGCAAGGCGGCTGCTTCTACCTGTATCAGCCCAACGACGTGGTCCTGAAAACCCTGGATTTGGTTCAACTCCTGGCCTTCTTCGAGCTGATCGAAAACGAATCCGCACTGATCACCTGCATTCCGGTGTAG
- a CDS encoding FapA family protein: MPFFLKHHFDPDFNHLDIKPKVRGNERVDHLNRDYVQNVVIGQILAELIQIADDEAGRHDPRFILEQPVFPVGANTEVDPGNVNLLLAAANGYVYYDPDERISVKTLLNVRRDVDYATGNISFVGDVVVHGSVRSGFKVKGRNILVKGTVEAASLDASQSIRVEAGIKGDKQAELKAKNSIKVKFCENALISAGKNVLVESVCLHCKVLAGNALAVGDRLIGGEVVCGRLVRVGAQLGGGVSTTTTISLGYDPFLMQKINDMESTIRTLKARRESLGARNKQSQAEAKLIGELDHKLSVLEKQRFACSERISASDLASCAVIVPGQIRPGVELSIGQAFLPISDSVSNVNLTLRDGEIEVTSPAEPKKEKAS, translated from the coding sequence ATGCCGTTTTTCTTGAAACATCACTTTGACCCGGATTTCAACCATCTGGACATCAAGCCCAAAGTGCGAGGCAACGAACGGGTGGATCACCTGAACCGCGACTACGTCCAAAACGTGGTGATCGGGCAGATTCTGGCCGAGCTGATCCAGATAGCCGACGACGAAGCAGGCCGCCATGATCCCCGGTTCATTCTGGAACAGCCGGTTTTTCCCGTCGGCGCAAACACCGAGGTCGACCCTGGGAACGTTAACCTCCTGCTGGCCGCGGCCAACGGATACGTCTATTACGACCCGGACGAGCGGATCTCCGTTAAAACCCTGCTCAACGTCCGCCGGGACGTGGATTACGCCACGGGCAACATTTCCTTTGTCGGAGATGTGGTCGTGCATGGTTCGGTTCGATCCGGATTCAAGGTCAAGGGCCGGAACATCCTGGTCAAAGGGACGGTGGAGGCCGCGTCCCTTGATGCCTCCCAATCCATCCGGGTGGAAGCAGGCATCAAAGGGGACAAGCAGGCGGAATTGAAGGCCAAAAACAGCATCAAGGTCAAGTTTTGCGAAAACGCCCTGATCAGTGCCGGCAAAAACGTTCTGGTGGAAAGCGTCTGCCTGCACTGCAAGGTGCTGGCGGGCAACGCCCTGGCCGTTGGCGACAGGCTGATCGGGGGCGAAGTGGTCTGCGGGCGATTGGTCCGGGTCGGCGCCCAACTGGGAGGCGGGGTGAGCACCACGACCACCATCTCCCTGGGCTATGATCCGTTTTTAATGCAAAAAATCAACGACATGGAAAGCACGATCCGGACATTGAAAGCCCGTCGGGAATCCCTTGGCGCGCGGAACAAGCAAAGCCAGGCTGAAGCGAAGCTGATTGGGGAACTGGACCACAAACTGTCGGTCCTGGAAAAGCAGCGCTTCGCCTGTTCCGAACGCATCTCCGCCTCGGATCTGGCTTCTTGCGCGGTGATCGTGCCCGGACAGATCAGGCCGGGAGTGGAGCTCAGCATCGGCCAGGCATTTTTGCCCATCTCCGACTCTGTTTCCAACGTCAATCTGACCCTGCGCGACGGAGAAATCGAAGTGACGTCCCCGGCGGAACCCAAAAAAGAGAAGGCCTCCTAG
- a CDS encoding motility protein A, giving the protein MDIGTLLGLISGVIFVFIAIMLGGDFMGFVNAPSALIVIGGTVSVTFIMFPMSVVLGSFKVALKAFFSRSPNPKLVIDEVVSLANLARKESLIALERATISDRFLKKGVLLIADGTEERLVRTILETELSFTQQRHRQGQGVFKGMGAMAPAFGMIGTLIGLVNMLQVLDDPTAIGPGMALALLTTLYGALLANLAFIPISKKLEERSLEEFTIMEMTMEGVMSILRGENPRLIQEKLESFVPPALRQ; this is encoded by the coding sequence ATGGACATCGGAACCCTGCTCGGCCTGATCAGCGGAGTGATCTTCGTCTTCATCGCCATCATGCTCGGCGGCGACTTCATGGGCTTCGTCAACGCCCCGTCGGCGCTGATCGTCATCGGCGGCACCGTGTCCGTGACCTTCATCATGTTTCCCATGAGCGTTGTACTTGGATCCTTCAAGGTGGCCTTGAAGGCCTTTTTCTCCAGAAGTCCCAACCCCAAACTCGTCATCGACGAGGTGGTTTCCCTGGCCAACCTGGCCCGCAAAGAAAGCCTGATCGCCCTGGAGCGGGCCACAATCTCGGACAGGTTCCTGAAAAAAGGCGTACTGCTGATTGCCGACGGCACTGAGGAGCGACTGGTCCGGACCATCCTGGAGACCGAGCTCAGCTTCACCCAGCAGCGCCACCGCCAGGGCCAGGGCGTGTTCAAGGGCATGGGCGCCATGGCTCCGGCTTTCGGGATGATCGGCACTCTGATCGGCTTGGTGAACATGCTCCAGGTCCTGGACGACCCCACGGCCATCGGCCCGGGCATGGCCCTGGCCTTGTTGACCACTCTTTACGGCGCCCTGTTGGCCAATCTGGCCTTCATTCCCATCTCCAAAAAGCTGGAGGAGCGCTCCCTGGAGGAATTCACGATCATGGAAATGACCATGGAAGGGGTGATGTCCATCCTGCGCGGTGAAAACCCTCGGCTGATCCAGGAAAAGCTGGAATCCTTCGTGCCTCCGGCTTTGCGCCAATAA
- a CDS encoding flagellar motor protein MotB, with protein sequence MPKNTAQPQQDEGAPLWMVTFADLMSLLLTFFILVLSFANMDIVRFREMLGSIQTAFGVQVQRREADYVAFSPSEFERKDLELSQQNEEVLNMVVQLRTIMQDDEALQKSSGVEADDEGLVLRVDSESMFDVGSAVLKPEAVPALEAAIKILRDYNMNLVIRGHTDNTPVRTAQFPSNWELSSARATAALRYILEHGGFSPTRMRAVGYADSRPLVPNNSEDNRRRNRRVEFYYHSPDAQSW encoded by the coding sequence ATGCCCAAGAACACCGCACAGCCCCAGCAAGATGAAGGCGCTCCCTTGTGGATGGTCACCTTCGCCGACCTGATGTCACTGTTGCTGACCTTCTTCATTCTGGTGCTCTCCTTCGCGAACATGGACATCGTCCGTTTCCGGGAGATGCTCGGCTCCATCCAGACCGCCTTCGGAGTCCAGGTCCAGCGCCGAGAGGCGGACTACGTGGCCTTTTCCCCCTCGGAGTTCGAGCGCAAGGATCTGGAACTCAGCCAACAAAACGAGGAAGTCCTGAACATGGTCGTCCAGTTGCGGACCATCATGCAGGACGACGAGGCCTTGCAAAAAAGCTCAGGGGTGGAGGCGGACGACGAGGGGCTGGTTTTGCGGGTGGACAGCGAGTCCATGTTCGACGTCGGCTCCGCCGTGCTCAAGCCCGAAGCCGTCCCGGCCCTGGAAGCGGCCATCAAGATTCTGCGCGACTACAACATGAACCTGGTCATCCGCGGCCACACCGATAATACGCCCGTCAGAACGGCGCAGTTCCCCTCCAACTGGGAACTTTCCTCGGCGAGAGCCACCGCTGCCCTGCGCTACATTCTGGAGCACGGCGGCTTTTCTCCCACCAGGATGCGGGCCGTGGGCTATGCGGACAGCCGGCCTCTGGTACCCAACAATTCGGAAGACAACCGGCGGAGAAATCGACGCGTCGAATTCTACTACCACTCCCCGGACGCTCAATCCTGGTGA
- a CDS encoding glycosyltransferase, with translation MTDLPQSVSESNAVVSRHDTPPGPALYLAEAVPGDPEKNSPSSLEDVLIVFDSGRRWRLWGRDGKRREEDLVKKVLDVSSRGLPVLLGCGLGVALRELLRTTSGPVAVVDKERAIQAVTGSRDLADDPRVLWVDASTPEEALDALTRWQMDHGGLPLRPLLMPLYARLDPEHYKVVLAHLEASSRFDIWARASYPKCRAWPPRVLLLTSQYFLLGEVIGAFQRMDVPHRLLEFTPRETGRTEFVQDLLTAILEFKPDLVLTINHLGVDREGVLMELLEKCRLPLASWFVDNPHLVLYVYTNLVSPWATIFSWDADNVDSLRAMGFEHVHYLPLGTDIHRFRPPSGSANRPESCPDSWRARVSFVGNSMLAKVAARLKAGRFPRPMLLAYREVARSFGDSADDSVREHLRIVFPEVFQCFDALPSVEERLAFETAVTWEATRLYRNRCVQRILPFKPLIAGDKYWKIALRGRPEAWRWHPELSYYSDLPRFYPCSEINFNCTSMQMKGAVNQRVFDVPACGQFLITDQRRQMDELFEPGREVVAYSDPEEIPDLIDFYLHHPLAREKIARAARERVLREHTYDLRMTSLLKTMLAVYG, from the coding sequence ATGACCGACCTTCCTCAATCCGTGTCCGAGAGCAATGCAGTCGTTTCCAGACACGACACTCCCCCTGGTCCCGCCCTCTATCTGGCCGAGGCCGTCCCCGGCGACCCTGAAAAAAACTCCCCCTCATCGTTGGAGGACGTCCTGATCGTATTTGACTCTGGCCGGCGATGGCGGCTCTGGGGCCGCGACGGCAAGCGGCGGGAGGAGGACCTGGTCAAGAAAGTGCTGGATGTTTCGTCCCGCGGACTGCCGGTGCTGCTGGGCTGCGGTTTGGGCGTCGCGTTGCGGGAGCTGTTGCGAACCACTTCCGGCCCCGTGGCCGTGGTGGATAAGGAGAGGGCGATCCAGGCCGTGACCGGCTCCCGTGACTTGGCCGACGATCCACGGGTTCTCTGGGTGGACGCCTCAACTCCGGAAGAAGCCCTGGACGCCTTGACCCGCTGGCAGATGGACCATGGCGGATTGCCGTTGCGTCCGTTGCTCATGCCTCTGTACGCCCGCCTGGACCCGGAACATTACAAGGTCGTCTTGGCTCACTTGGAAGCCAGCTCCCGCTTCGACATCTGGGCCCGGGCCAGCTACCCCAAATGCCGCGCCTGGCCGCCCCGGGTCTTGCTGCTGACCAGCCAGTATTTTCTGCTGGGCGAGGTGATCGGGGCCTTCCAGCGCATGGACGTACCCCACCGGTTACTGGAGTTCACGCCCCGGGAAACCGGACGGACTGAATTCGTCCAGGATCTGCTCACCGCGATTCTGGAGTTCAAGCCGGACCTGGTCCTGACCATCAACCATCTGGGGGTGGACCGGGAAGGCGTACTCATGGAACTGCTGGAAAAATGCCGCCTGCCCCTGGCCTCCTGGTTCGTGGACAATCCGCACTTGGTGCTCTACGTCTACACCAACTTGGTCAGCCCTTGGGCCACGATCTTCAGCTGGGACGCGGACAACGTGGACTCGTTGCGGGCCATGGGTTTCGAGCACGTCCACTACTTGCCCCTGGGCACGGACATCCACCGGTTTCGTCCGCCATCCGGCTCCGCGAACCGCCCCGAGTCCTGTCCCGATTCCTGGCGGGCCCGGGTCTCCTTCGTGGGCAACTCCATGCTGGCCAAGGTGGCGGCCAGACTTAAGGCCGGACGCTTTCCCCGGCCCATGCTCCTGGCCTATCGCGAGGTGGCCCGATCCTTCGGGGATTCAGCGGACGACAGCGTCCGGGAGCACCTGCGGATCGTCTTCCCAGAGGTTTTCCAATGCTTCGATGCCCTGCCATCGGTGGAAGAACGGCTGGCCTTCGAAACCGCCGTGACCTGGGAGGCCACCCGCCTGTACCGCAACCGTTGCGTCCAGCGCATCCTGCCCTTTAAGCCGCTCATCGCCGGGGACAAATACTGGAAGATCGCCCTGCGCGGCCGACCTGAAGCATGGCGCTGGCACCCGGAACTGAGCTACTACTCGGATCTGCCCCGGTTCTACCCCTGCTCCGAAATCAACTTCAACTGCACCAGCATGCAGATGAAAGGCGCGGTGAATCAACGGGTCTTCGACGTTCCGGCCTGCGGCCAATTTCTGATCACGGACCAGCGCCGTCAGATGGACGAGCTGTTTGAGCCCGGCCGGGAGGTCGTGGCCTATTCAGACCCCGAGGAAATCCCGGACCTGATCGACTTCTATCTGCATCATCCCCTGGCCCGCGAGAAAATCGCCCGGGCCGCCCGAGAACGAGTGCTCCGGGAGCATACCTACGACCTGCGGATGACCTCCCTGCTCAAGACCATGCTCGCGGTTTACGGATAA